One Helianthus annuus cultivar XRQ/B chromosome 7, HanXRQr2.0-SUNRISE, whole genome shotgun sequence genomic region harbors:
- the LOC110883366 gene encoding uncharacterized protein LOC110883366 — protein MAKVELLYGRKCRAPTCWDEVREKMIAGPELVQITNEKVVIAREKLKEAQSRQKSYADRHRRALEFNVGEKVFLKVSPCRGIRRFGIKGKLSPRFIGPFEILERVGEVSYRLALPPQLSHVHNVFHISLLRGYNYHPLHVVNYSLHEIREDLSYEEEPEAIWDRQERVMRKKSFPFVKILWKNHPEREATWESEEAIRSQYPYLFET, from the coding sequence ATGGCAAAAGTTGAATTGttatacgggcgtaaatgtcgagCTCCCACATGTTGGGACGAGGTCAGAGAAAAGATGATTGCGGGTCCTGAATTGGTACAAATCACGAATGAGAAGGTTGTTATTGCTCGTGAGAAACTTAAGGAAGCCCAAAGTAgacagaagagttatgctgatcGCCACCGGAGGGCTTTGGAATTTAATGTTGGTGAAAAAGTATttttaaaagtctcaccttgtaGAGGTATTCGACGTTTTGGTATAAAGGGAAAATTGAGTCCTCGCTTtatcggaccatttgaaattttGGAACGAGTTGGCGAAGTTTCTTATCGGTTAGCTCTACCACCACAATTATCGCACGTGCATAACGTGTTCCATATTTCACTGTTACGTGGGTATAATTATCATCCACTCCATGTTGTGAACTATTCTCTACACGAGATTCGTGAGGACTTATCGTACGAAGAGGAACCAGAGGCTATCTGGGATCGACAAGAACGCGTGATGCGTAAGAAGTCTTTTCCGTTTGTCAAAATCTTGTGGAAGAATCATCCAGAACGTGAAGCCACTTGGGAATCGGAGGAAGCGATCCGTTCTCAATATCCATATTTATTCGAAACCTAA